The following is a genomic window from Prevotella sp. E13-17.
ACTACCTCATCCAACCGGAGTTGCATCATAACATGGACTACATGGCAGAGACACTGTTGAACTATCAAACTGTGCACATCGAAGAGCTGATAGGGCCAAAAGGGAAAAACCAACGCTCCATGCGCGAGCTGACTCCTCAGCAAATCTATGAGTATGCCTGCGAGGATGCCGACATCACACTGCAACTGAAAAACAAACTGGAGGTGGAACTGAAACAGCACCACTGCGAGGAACTGTTCTACGAGATAGAGATGCCACTGATGCCGGTACTGGCAGAGATGGAGATGAATGGCGTGTGTCTGGACACAAAATCCCTGCAAGAGACTGCCAAAGCACTGAACGAACGCATGAACACCATAGAGGCACGCATCTACGAACTGGCAGGACAACAGTTTAATATCGCTTCACCTAAACAGGTGGGCGAGATTCTGTTCGATAAACTAAAGATTGTAGAGAAGGCAAAGAAGACCAAGACGGGGCAATACGTGACCAGCGAAGAGGTGCTGCAACAGCTAAAGAATAAACACGAGATTGTGGCTGACATCTTGGAACACAGAGGGTTGAAAAAACTGATAGGCACCTATATCGAGGCTCTGCCAAAACTGATAAACCCACGTACAGGCCACATCCACACATCGTTCAACCAGACGGTGACCGCCACCGGACGCCTCTCTTCGTCGGATCCCAACCTGCAAAACATACCTATCAGAGGCGAAGATGGTAAGGAGATCAGAAAAGCCTTCATACCCGAACCCGGCTGCTTGTTCTTCTCTGCAGACTATAGCCAGATTGAGCTGCGCGTGATGGCACACCTGTCAAAAGACAAACACATGATTGAGGTGTTCCGGAAAGGAAAAGACCTCCATGCGGCCACAGCTGCCAACATTTATAAAAAGCCTATCGAAGAAGTAAGCCGCGACGAGCGAACAAAATCTAAACGTGCTAACTTCGGCATCATCTACGGCATCACCGTGTTTGGACTGGCAGAGCGACTGGACATCCCCCGTGAGGAAGCTAAGATGCTGATTGACGGCTACTTCGACACCTTCCCACAGGTGCATGATTATATGGAGAAATCAAAAGAGGTAGCCCGCGAGAAAGGGTACGTCACTACCCTCTTTGGCAGAAGACGTTATCTGCCCGACATCAACTCACAGAATGCCGTCGTGCGAGGCTTTGCCGAGCGCAATGCCATCAATGCCCCTATCCAGGGAACAGCCGCCGACATCATCAAAGTGGCAATGATTCACATTTTCCAGCGCTTCAAGACAGAAGGCATCAAGAGTAAGATGATACTGCAAGTACACGATGAACTGAACTTCAGCGTGTTTCCTGAAGAGAAAGAGCAAGTGGAACGCATCGTGTTGGAAGAGATGCAGAATGCCATGAGTCTCGATGTGCCACTGGTGGCCGACTCCGGCTTTGGAAAGAACTGGCTGGAAGCACACTAAGAGCATAAAAAAAGGCGCGATCATCAACTGAGGGCGCCTACTAATGAAAAAATAGTAATAATAAAGTATTAAACAGCTGGGATGTTAGCTAAACCTCCCAGAGAACCATGTTGTACGATAGACAACATGTTATTGTTTATGTTATCAATCAGCTCGTTGAGCTGTTGGCACAAAGACGGATTGATACGTTCGGTACGACCATAAATGGTCATTTGACGTTCGGCCTTCTCCAGATGACCATGGTTCCATTCCTCTACAATGCGCCACTCGCCATTCTCGCGGTCGTAGCATTTTCTGCTCCACGTCTTGTGTGGACGTCCATTGTCATCGAGCATCGCGCAAAACTTAAAATTACGCAACAGACCACATACTTCGCCAACAATATGACGTTGGTTGGCAACGAAAGAGAGCTTCGTTGATGACGGTTCATCCTTATCGCTGTTATCCTCAACCTGTTCGAAGTTGACTTTTCCATCGATAAGACCATTGAGGAAATTGACTGTGAGCTTCAGTTTCTTATCGTCGCTCCGATAGAAAAAGGTCCATAAGCCGTTCTTCAAACCATCAACAAAACTACCGCGAACCACACTTCGATGAATGTCGCCTGGACAACGATCAGAGTTCAAGCGAAATTCGAAAGGACCATCTAAGATTCGGGTCTCGTCAGAATCTAAATAATAAGAGTACGATGACTTCCCACCATAATAGGGGCCATCGTATAAGTAGTGCGTTCTTTTATTGGGGCTAAAAAACCGTTTTAGCCTCAATCTCAAATGATTGAACTGATTCATATCCTGTACTAAACTTTGGGTTATGGTTGCTTATACAATCTTTTCAGGGTGCAAAGTTAATACATTTATGCAACTTCTATGCAATAATTCCGTTAGCTTTAATTCTTATTGTAGCACTTTAACAATTATTCGTACCATGACAAAAAAGAATGAATTCTTTGTTTTTGTTCTCGCTTATTCGGCCACCTTTGACTTTCGTCTTAGGTACTGGCGCTCGACAAAAAAAGAATAAAATTCTTTGTTTTTGTTCTCGCTTATTCGTACCTTTGGCTGCGCCGAAGGTACTCTCGTTCGGAAAATTGCAAATAAATTTGCATTTTCGCTCACTTAATCGTACCTTTGCATCCAGAAATAAACGTTTATAGAAAAAAATGGCTTTAAAATGTGGTATTGTGGGACTGCCTAACGTGGGCAAGTCCACACTTTTTAACTGTCTGTCGAGCGCCAAGGCTCAGGCAGCAAATTTCCCTTTCTGTACGATAGAACCCAACGTAGGCGTTATTACCGTACCCGATGAACGACTGAACAAACTGGCAGAACTGGTACACCCAGGACGCATTGTGCCTGCCACCTGCGAGATTGTGGATATCGCCGGACTGGTGAAAGGTGCCTCCAAGGGTGAAGGTCTGGGCAACAAGTTCCTGGGCAACATCCGCGAGACCGATGCCATCATCCACGTGCTGCGCTGTTTTGAAGATGAGAACATCACACACGTTGACGGCTCCATTGATCCGATCCGCGACAAAGAGATTATTGACACCGAACTGCAACTGAAAGATCTGGAGACCATCGACTCGCGACTGGCTAAGACCGAGAAGGCTGCCGCTGCCGGGAATAAGGATGCCAAGGTCGAGGTGACGGTGCTGAGAGCTTATAAAGAGGTGCTGGAGCAGGGAAAGAATGCCCGCATTGTGGAGTTCGACAGCAAAGAGGAACAAGAGTGCGCCCGCAACCTGTTCCTGCTCACGTCAAAGCCCGTGCTCTATGTGTGCAACGTGGGCGAGGCTGATGCCAAGAGCGGCAACGACTACACCAAGAAGATAGAAGCTTTGGCCAAAGAAGAAGGTGCCGAGGCCATGGTGATTGCTGCCAAAACCGAAGAAGACATTGCCGAACTGGAGAGCTACGAGGACAAGCAGATGTTCCTGGAGGAGCTGGGCTTGGAGGAGAGCGGCGTGAACCGACTGATCAAGAAGGCTTATGCCCTGCTGAACCTGGAGACCTTTATCACCGCCGGCGAGATGGAGGTGAAGGCCTGGACCTACAAGAAGGGCTGGAAGGCACCACAGTGTGCCGGTGTCATCCACACCGATTTTGAGAAGGGCTTTATCCGCGCCGAGGTTATCAAGTATGAAGACTACCTGAAATATGGCTCAGAGGCTGCTGTACGCGAGGCTGGCAAGATGGGCGTTGAAGGCAAGGAATACGTGGTACAGGACGGCGATATCATGCACTTCAGATTTAACGTGTAACCACGATTAAGTAGTTTTTTATTTGAAGGAAGAAGTATGATGCGTGATCTTTTATACATTCTCTGGAACCCATCACTCGAAGCTTTCCACTTTG
Proteins encoded in this region:
- the ychF gene encoding redox-regulated ATPase YchF, giving the protein MALKCGIVGLPNVGKSTLFNCLSSAKAQAANFPFCTIEPNVGVITVPDERLNKLAELVHPGRIVPATCEIVDIAGLVKGASKGEGLGNKFLGNIRETDAIIHVLRCFEDENITHVDGSIDPIRDKEIIDTELQLKDLETIDSRLAKTEKAAAAGNKDAKVEVTVLRAYKEVLEQGKNARIVEFDSKEEQECARNLFLLTSKPVLYVCNVGEADAKSGNDYTKKIEALAKEEGAEAMVIAAKTEEDIAELESYEDKQMFLEELGLEESGVNRLIKKAYALLNLETFITAGEMEVKAWTYKKGWKAPQCAGVIHTDFEKGFIRAEVIKYEDYLKYGSEAAVREAGKMGVEGKEYVVQDGDIMHFRFNV
- the polA gene encoding DNA polymerase I; translated protein: MEKLFLLDAYALIYRSYYAFIKNPRINSKGLNTSAIIGFVNTLQEVIEKEQPKYLGVAFDPHGLTFRSEAFPAYKAQREATPEDIRKAVPIIKDLLKAYRIPVLQVDGFEADDVIGTLAKKADSIENIETYMLTPDKDYGQLVSERTKIFRPRHGGGYEVMGPKEVCEKYAIEKTTQVIDLLALMGDSADNFPGCPGVGEKTAAKIIADFGSVEQLLARTDELKGALKKKVEEHVDDIKMSYFLATIRTDVPIELNLDELQLQQPDEEKLSELFTELEFKALTQRVLKKVEKKPKSNNSQLSLFEEFATDDAETPKFSSFETIKTVTHNYELVENEEDLKNLCDLFRTKQILCLDTETTSTSAIDAELVGLSFAVTEHEAFYVPIPPKREEALRIVNIFKPLYEDTSILKIGQNLKYDLEVLRNYDIHLDGPMWDTMIAHYLIQPELHHNMDYMAETLLNYQTVHIEELIGPKGKNQRSMRELTPQQIYEYACEDADITLQLKNKLEVELKQHHCEELFYEIEMPLMPVLAEMEMNGVCLDTKSLQETAKALNERMNTIEARIYELAGQQFNIASPKQVGEILFDKLKIVEKAKKTKTGQYVTSEEVLQQLKNKHEIVADILEHRGLKKLIGTYIEALPKLINPRTGHIHTSFNQTVTATGRLSSSDPNLQNIPIRGEDGKEIRKAFIPEPGCLFFSADYSQIELRVMAHLSKDKHMIEVFRKGKDLHAATAANIYKKPIEEVSRDERTKSKRANFGIIYGITVFGLAERLDIPREEAKMLIDGYFDTFPQVHDYMEKSKEVAREKGYVTTLFGRRRYLPDINSQNAVVRGFAERNAINAPIQGTAADIIKVAMIHIFQRFKTEGIKSKMILQVHDELNFSVFPEEKEQVERIVLEEMQNAMSLDVPLVADSGFGKNWLEAH